A genomic window from Candidatus Andeanibacterium colombiense includes:
- a CDS encoding Smr/MutS family protein translates to MPESAFTGPRGLSPEEKALWQRLAKTVVPLARKDPPLKGEVASRSDDGGVSPPAKSTTPPPPLRGGPPPPKGEDRKPPPQFALRHGLDSTWERRLKGAKLDPDFTLDLHGYTLDAAHSRLDGGLAQAKAMGARLVLVVTGKPRPVDAADRGNRRGAIRAKILDWLAAGPHASDIAAIRGAHRRHGGEGAIYIVLKRARL, encoded by the coding sequence ATGCCCGAATCCGCATTTACCGGCCCGCGCGGGCTCAGCCCAGAGGAAAAGGCGCTGTGGCAGCGGCTGGCGAAGACGGTGGTGCCTTTGGCTAGAAAAGATCCTCCCCTGAAAGGGGAGGTGGCATCGCGCAGCGATGACGGAGGGGTGTCCCCGCCCGCCAAGTCGACCACCCCTCCACCACCGCTGCGCGGCGGTCCCCCTCCCCCCAAGGGGGAGGATCGTAAGCCCCCGCCGCAGTTTGCGCTTCGCCACGGCCTCGATTCCACCTGGGAGCGCAGGCTCAAGGGCGCGAAGCTCGATCCCGATTTCACCCTCGACCTCCACGGCTATACGCTCGACGCGGCCCACAGCCGGCTCGACGGCGGGCTGGCGCAGGCCAAGGCGATGGGCGCGCGGCTGGTGCTGGTGGTGACCGGTAAGCCGCGCCCGGTCGATGCGGCCGACCGCGGCAACCGGCGCGGCGCGATCCGCGCGAAGATCCTCGACTGGCTCGCCGCCGGCCCGCACGCCAGCGACATCGCCGCGATCCGCGGCGCCCACCGCCGCCACGGCGGCGAGGGTGCGATCTACATCGTGCTCAAGCGGGCGCGCCTCTGA
- a CDS encoding murein transglycosylase A, whose translation MTGGMRGLVALAALALLAGCNVIPKVEGPRPAPSPRPTTRPTPRPTPAPSATPAPAPVPETALLLGIARGRGVGSLGLAQADAAAALASFVESCPRLLARTDGSGLTRADDWRPACAAAPGWNPNDAAGFFKTWFETAVVGDGKAFATGYYEPEISGVRTRQPGFDVPVYALPADMARGWPDEIPPAERTGNPPLGRRMLDGKYAPYYSRGEIEDGALAGKGLEIAWAADPVEFFFLQVQGSGRLRAPDGTVMRIGYAGQNGRDYTGIGGVMRDRGLIGDQPGQYAGSMQGIMAYLREHPADGDALMRENKSWVFFKELIGDGPLGALSVPVRAESSVAADPKYVPLGAPVFLDMDNPRASGLWIAQDTGGAIKGANRFDTFWGAGEQARLTAGGMSARGQAVLLLPKGTLLRLGVN comes from the coding sequence ATGACCGGGGGGATGCGCGGGCTGGTAGCGCTGGCCGCGCTGGCCTTGCTTGCCGGCTGCAACGTCATCCCCAAGGTCGAAGGGCCGCGGCCCGCGCCGTCACCCCGCCCGACGACCCGCCCCACACCCCGCCCCACACCGGCACCTTCGGCAACCCCCGCTCCGGCCCCGGTTCCGGAAACCGCATTGCTGTTGGGCATCGCCAGGGGCCGCGGCGTCGGCTCGCTCGGCCTTGCCCAAGCCGATGCGGCCGCGGCGCTCGCCTCCTTCGTCGAAAGCTGCCCGCGCCTGCTCGCGCGCACCGACGGCAGCGGGCTGACTCGCGCCGACGACTGGCGCCCGGCTTGCGCCGCCGCGCCTGGCTGGAATCCGAACGACGCGGCCGGCTTCTTCAAGACCTGGTTCGAAACCGCGGTGGTCGGCGACGGCAAGGCCTTCGCGACCGGCTATTACGAGCCGGAGATTTCCGGCGTCCGCACGCGGCAACCGGGCTTCGACGTGCCGGTCTATGCGCTGCCGGCCGACATGGCGCGCGGCTGGCCCGATGAAATTCCGCCGGCCGAACGCACCGGCAATCCGCCGCTCGGGCGCCGGATGCTCGATGGAAAATATGCCCCCTATTATTCGCGCGGCGAGATCGAGGACGGGGCGCTTGCCGGCAAGGGCCTCGAGATCGCCTGGGCGGCCGATCCGGTCGAATTCTTCTTCCTCCAGGTGCAGGGCTCCGGCCGGCTGCGCGCGCCCGACGGCACGGTGATGCGGATCGGCTATGCCGGACAGAACGGGCGCGATTACACCGGGATCGGCGGGGTGATGCGCGACCGCGGGCTGATCGGCGACCAGCCGGGCCAGTATGCGGGCTCGATGCAGGGGATCATGGCCTATCTGCGCGAGCATCCGGCCGATGGCGATGCGCTGATGCGCGAGAACAAGAGCTGGGTGTTCTTCAAGGAACTGATCGGTGACGGCCCGCTCGGCGCGCTGAGCGTGCCGGTGCGGGCGGAAAGCTCGGTCGCGGCCGATCCGAAATACGTCCCGCTCGGCGCGCCGGTGTTCCTCGACATGGACAATCCGCGCGCCAGCGGGCTGTGGATCGCGCAGGATACCGGCGGCGCGATCAAGGGCGCGAACCGCTTCGACACCTTCTGGGGCGCGGGCGAACAGGCGCGGCTCACCGCCGGCGGGATGAGCGCGCGCGGCCAGGCGGTGCTGCTGCTGCCCAAGGGCACGCTCCTCCGCCTCGGCGTGAACTGA
- a CDS encoding Tim44/TimA family putative adaptor protein has protein sequence MIYEIVILAMIAAFLGLRLYSVLGRRAEHEEEPVPTRFDQPEGGAAPARPATQAAPQPIQTPFRQREIGLYPPALEQGLRAIGGADRGFEVMSFLEGAKAAYGVILEAFWRGDKAELAQLCDRDVYDHFTAAIDEREQAGETLDNRLVRIEETELVAASLEGKVARITVRFSADIASVTRDKDGQVVAGSLNDAVESRDVWTFMRDVTSAAPDWLLDEADEG, from the coding sequence ATGATCTACGAAATCGTCATCCTGGCCATGATCGCCGCCTTCCTGGGCCTCAGGCTCTATTCCGTGCTCGGCCGCCGTGCGGAGCATGAGGAAGAGCCGGTGCCCACGCGGTTCGACCAGCCCGAAGGCGGCGCCGCCCCGGCGCGCCCGGCCACTCAAGCCGCGCCCCAGCCGATCCAGACGCCGTTCCGCCAGCGCGAGATCGGGCTTTATCCGCCCGCGCTCGAACAGGGCCTGCGCGCGATCGGCGGTGCCGACCGCGGGTTCGAGGTGATGTCGTTTCTCGAAGGCGCGAAGGCGGCATACGGCGTGATTCTCGAAGCCTTCTGGCGCGGCGACAAGGCCGAGCTGGCGCAATTGTGCGACCGCGACGTATACGATCACTTCACCGCCGCGATCGATGAGCGCGAACAGGCGGGCGAAACGCTCGATAATCGGCTCGTCCGGATCGAGGAGACCGAGCTGGTCGCCGCCTCGCTCGAAGGCAAGGTCGCGCGCATCACCGTGCGCTTCTCCGCCGATATCGCTTCGGTGACACGCGACAAGGATGGCCAGGTCGTGGCCGGTTCGCTCAACGATGCGGTCGAAAGCCGCGACGTATGGACCTTCATGCGCGACGTTACTTCGGCGGCGCCCGACTGGCTGCTCGACGAAGCCGACGAAGGCTGA
- the secB gene encoding protein-export chaperone SecB — MADEGNVLTNLDNGSAANGADNSPIAGLLSQYVKDLSVENPKAPESFQWQEQPELDVQFNIGARTINEEVHEIELRISATATTSLGTVYVVELAYCGLIGLRNLPDDQAHAFLFAEGPRILFPFARRVVADATRDAGFAPLLLDPIDFQGLYLQNLQRQQEEGGEAPVTQ, encoded by the coding sequence ATGGCCGATGAAGGCAACGTCCTGACCAATCTCGACAATGGCAGCGCTGCCAACGGTGCCGACAATTCGCCGATCGCCGGCCTGCTGTCGCAATATGTGAAGGACCTTTCGGTCGAAAATCCGAAGGCGCCGGAAAGCTTCCAGTGGCAGGAACAGCCCGAGCTGGACGTGCAGTTCAACATCGGCGCGCGCACGATCAACGAAGAAGTTCACGAGATCGAGCTCAGGATCAGCGCCACCGCGACGACGTCGCTCGGAACGGTCTATGTGGTCGAGCTGGCCTATTGCGGGCTGATCGGCCTGCGCAATCTGCCCGACGATCAGGCCCACGCCTTCCTGTTCGCCGAAGGCCCGCGGATCCTGTTCCCCTTCGCCCGCCGCGTGGTCGCCGATGCGACCCGCGATGCCGGCTTTGCGCCGCTGCTGCTCGATCCGATCGATTTCCAGGGGCTCTATCTGCAGAACCTCCAGCGCCAGCAGGAAGAAGGCGGCGAGGCTCCGGTCACTCAGTAA
- the murJ gene encoding murein biosynthesis integral membrane protein MurJ: protein MSLIRNVGTIGGLTAVSRVFGFMRDMLFARLFGAGLAADAFQLAFTLPNTFRRLFAEGAFSVAFVPMYGKKLHGEDGEREAGIFANDVLSVFVWVLFGFSVLCILGMEGIVWLLAREYQHIPGKFELSVTLARITFPYLGLVSVVALLSGILNTRSRFGPGAVAPVLFNFALIGGLLWGWYFDYSDRLKAFAQSWALPVAGLLQLVFLLWSLKRSGVGLKIHWPRMTPDTKVLLWRIFPATFGAGIYQISQLADTFFATSLPQGSLTLLKMGDRLNQMPLGIVGIALGTAILPALSRHIAGGDQSGAAKLQGRAIELATLLTLPSAAALAVCAPAFVNAFFVGGKFTAHDGAIMTEIVVALVCGLPSYVLVKVLEPGYFSRGDTRTPVMTAASALAFNIFLNLAVVRQFGIVGLAGATACSASLNCVLLYANLHRRNHFRFSLPLAGRILRQLLAAGVMAVALWFLLQATMPWYSGTVASKAGGIVLLVVVGLVVYGAAALLFRAFDQEDLRMLRRKSKRTIDEEIPGF from the coding sequence GTGAGCCTGATCAGGAATGTCGGTACGATCGGCGGGCTGACCGCCGTCAGCCGCGTGTTCGGCTTCATGCGCGACATGCTGTTCGCGCGGCTGTTCGGGGCAGGATTGGCGGCGGACGCGTTCCAGCTTGCCTTCACCCTGCCCAACACCTTCCGCCGACTGTTCGCCGAGGGCGCCTTCTCGGTCGCCTTCGTGCCGATGTACGGCAAGAAGCTCCATGGCGAAGACGGCGAGCGCGAGGCGGGGATCTTCGCCAACGACGTGCTCTCGGTGTTCGTCTGGGTGCTGTTCGGCTTCTCGGTGCTGTGCATCCTCGGGATGGAAGGCATCGTCTGGCTGCTGGCGCGCGAATACCAGCATATCCCCGGCAAGTTCGAACTCTCGGTCACGCTGGCGCGAATCACCTTCCCCTATCTCGGCCTGGTCAGCGTGGTCGCGCTGCTGTCGGGCATCCTCAACACCCGCTCGCGCTTCGGCCCGGGCGCGGTCGCGCCGGTGTTGTTCAATTTCGCGCTGATCGGCGGCCTGCTGTGGGGCTGGTATTTCGACTATTCCGACCGCCTGAAAGCCTTTGCCCAGAGCTGGGCGCTGCCGGTCGCGGGCCTCCTCCAGCTGGTGTTCCTGCTGTGGTCGCTGAAGCGCTCCGGAGTCGGCCTGAAGATCCACTGGCCGCGCATGACGCCCGACACCAAAGTGCTGCTGTGGCGGATCTTCCCCGCGACCTTCGGCGCGGGCATCTACCAGATCAGCCAATTGGCCGACACGTTCTTCGCCACCAGCCTGCCGCAGGGCTCGCTGACCCTGCTCAAGATGGGCGACCGGCTGAACCAGATGCCGCTCGGCATCGTCGGCATCGCGCTCGGCACCGCGATCCTGCCCGCGCTGTCGCGCCATATCGCCGGCGGCGACCAGAGCGGCGCGGCCAAGTTGCAGGGCCGCGCGATCGAACTCGCGACGCTGCTGACCCTGCCTTCCGCCGCCGCGCTCGCGGTCTGCGCCCCGGCCTTCGTCAACGCCTTCTTCGTCGGCGGCAAGTTCACCGCCCATGACGGCGCGATCATGACCGAGATCGTGGTCGCGCTGGTCTGCGGCCTGCCGTCCTACGTGCTGGTGAAGGTGCTCGAGCCCGGCTATTTCTCGCGCGGCGACACGCGCACCCCGGTGATGACCGCGGCCTCGGCGCTGGCGTTCAACATCTTCCTCAATCTCGCGGTGGTCCGCCAATTCGGGATCGTCGGCCTCGCGGGCGCGACCGCCTGCTCGGCCAGTCTCAACTGCGTGCTGCTTTACGCGAACCTTCACCGGCGGAACCATTTCCGCTTCAGCCTGCCGCTCGCGGGCCGGATCCTGCGCCAGCTGCTCGCCGCAGGCGTGATGGCGGTGGCGCTGTGGTTCCTGCTGCAAGCGACGATGCCGTGGTACTCTGGCACGGTCGCGAGCAAGGCCGGCGGGATCGTGCTGCTCGTGGTGGTGGGGCTGGTGGTCTATGGCGCCGCCGCGCTGCTGTTCAGGGCGTTCGACCAGGAAGATTTGCGGATGCTGCGCCGTAAATCGAAGCGCACCATCGACGAGGAAATCCCGGGCTTTTAG
- the trpS gene encoding tryptophan--tRNA ligase codes for MRVVSGIQPTGQLHLGNYLGAIRNWVRMQDAMEEANRAQAAAGDSAPGNPCLFFLADLHAISMPHVPAELHSATLEMAAALVACGIDPDRSILFNQAQVPAHSELQWLLTGTARMGWLNRMTQFKDKSGKNREGASIALYTYPVLQAADVLLYQATHVPVGEDQKQHLELARDIAQKFNNDFCPEDAPLFTLPDPIIPPEAARIMSLRDGTAKMSKSDPSDMSRINLTDDADAIMAKVRKAKTDPEPLPSETAGLEGRPEALNLVSIYAAIEGSSPGKVLAEFGGQGFGSFKPALGELLVATLSPLSARFVELKRDREELDAILAKGAFKARDLAGPTLDGAYRALGLVRG; via the coding sequence ATGCGCGTCGTTTCCGGCATCCAGCCCACCGGCCAACTCCATCTCGGCAACTACCTTGGCGCGATCCGCAACTGGGTCCGCATGCAGGACGCGATGGAAGAGGCCAATCGCGCTCAAGCGGCCGCGGGCGACAGCGCACCGGGAAACCCGTGCCTGTTCTTCCTCGCCGACCTCCACGCGATCTCGATGCCGCACGTCCCGGCCGAGCTCCATTCCGCGACGCTCGAGATGGCGGCGGCCCTCGTCGCCTGCGGGATCGATCCCGACCGCTCGATCCTGTTCAACCAGGCCCAGGTGCCCGCCCATTCCGAACTGCAATGGCTGCTGACCGGCACCGCCCGGATGGGCTGGCTGAACCGGATGACCCAGTTCAAGGACAAGTCGGGCAAGAACCGCGAAGGCGCCTCGATCGCACTCTACACCTATCCGGTGCTGCAGGCGGCCGACGTGCTGCTCTACCAGGCGACCCATGTCCCGGTGGGTGAGGACCAGAAGCAGCACCTTGAGCTGGCGCGCGACATCGCGCAGAAATTCAACAACGATTTCTGCCCGGAAGACGCGCCGCTGTTCACCTTGCCCGATCCGATCATCCCGCCCGAGGCGGCGCGGATCATGAGCCTGCGCGACGGTACGGCCAAGATGTCCAAGTCCGATCCGTCGGACATGAGCCGGATCAACCTGACCGACGATGCCGATGCGATCATGGCCAAGGTCAGGAAGGCCAAGACCGATCCCGAACCGCTCCCGAGCGAGACCGCCGGGCTCGAAGGCCGGCCCGAGGCGCTCAACCTCGTGTCGATCTATGCGGCGATCGAGGGATCGAGCCCCGGGAAGGTGCTGGCGGAATTCGGCGGCCAGGGCTTCGGTTCGTTCAAGCCGGCTTTGGGCGAGCTGCTGGTCGCGACGCTGAGCCCGCTGTCCGCGCGCTTCGTCGAGCTCAAGCGCGACCGCGAGGAACTCGATGCGATCCTCGCCAAGGGCGCGTTCAAGGCCCGCGACCTCGCCGGGCCCACGCTCGACGGCGCCTATCGCGCCTTGGGGCTGGTGCGCGGCTGA
- a CDS encoding DUF4136 domain-containing protein has protein sequence MTSKIKNIGRSLKLAAVPLMLAALAACTTGFRADVSRFQSQLPAPQGQTFAVVADDPKLAGGLEFAQYARLVDAQMEKLGYHEASPSSATLLVRFDYGVDNGRERNTGFSRDPFWSPWYGGGYGFYGRRGPFRGRMWGYGWYDPFFDDGLDTVTVYTSGIDLKIDNAADGKRLFEGKAEAVSTSKHLQYLVPNLVEAMFTNFPGNSGETVRITVAPETDKKP, from the coding sequence ATGACGAGTAAGATCAAGAACATCGGACGGTCGCTGAAACTGGCGGCGGTCCCCTTGATGCTGGCCGCGTTGGCCGCATGCACCACCGGCTTCCGTGCCGATGTCTCGCGCTTCCAGAGCCAGCTTCCGGCTCCGCAGGGGCAGACTTTCGCGGTCGTCGCCGACGATCCCAAGCTCGCGGGCGGGCTCGAGTTCGCGCAATATGCGCGACTGGTCGACGCGCAGATGGAAAAGCTCGGCTACCACGAGGCATCGCCCAGCTCCGCAACCCTGCTGGTGCGGTTCGACTATGGCGTGGACAATGGCCGCGAGCGCAACACCGGCTTCAGCCGCGATCCGTTCTGGTCGCCGTGGTACGGCGGCGGTTATGGCTTCTACGGCCGCCGTGGGCCGTTCCGTGGCCGCATGTGGGGCTATGGCTGGTACGATCCGTTCTTCGACGACGGGCTCGACACGGTGACGGTCTACACCAGCGGCATCGACTTGAAGATCGACAATGCGGCGGACGGCAAGCGCCTGTTCGAAGGCAAGGCCGAAGCGGTCTCGACCTCGAAGCACCTGCAATATCTGGTGCCCAACCTGGTCGAAGCGATGTTCACCAACTTCCCCGGCAATTCGGGCGAGACGGTGCGGATCACGGTCGCGCCCGAGACCGACAAGAAGCCCTGA
- a CDS encoding CHAP domain-containing protein, whose protein sequence is MFLALALGVAMPVQARLQCVTYARAESGIDIHGNARTWWDQAEGHYRRGQEPRVGAVLNFRPSAAMPMGHVAVVSRIIDSRTIALDHANWSRPGMVEHDALAVDVSEKGDWSEVRVWNAPSGSLGLRQNPTFGFIYGEEESAGGPVIAQAPDSGADVALARADPFASRLGL, encoded by the coding sequence ATGTTTCTGGCTCTCGCGCTCGGCGTTGCGATGCCGGTGCAGGCCCGCCTCCAGTGCGTGACCTATGCCCGTGCGGAATCCGGCATCGACATCCACGGCAACGCCAGGACCTGGTGGGACCAGGCCGAAGGCCATTACCGCCGCGGGCAGGAGCCCAGGGTCGGCGCGGTGCTGAACTTCCGCCCGAGTGCCGCGATGCCTATGGGCCATGTCGCGGTGGTCAGCAGGATCATCGACAGCCGCACGATCGCGCTGGACCATGCGAACTGGTCGCGCCCGGGCATGGTCGAACACGATGCGCTGGCGGTGGACGTCTCGGAAAAGGGCGACTGGAGCGAAGTCCGCGTGTGGAACGCGCCGAGCGGCTCGCTCGGCCTGCGCCAGAACCCGACCTTCGGCTTCATCTACGGCGAGGAAGAAAGCGCTGGCGGCCCCGTTATCGCGCAAGCGCCGGACAGCGGCGCCGATGTCGCCCTCGCCCGCGCCGACCCCTTCGCTTCCCGTCTCGGGCTGTAA
- a CDS encoding PilZ domain-containing protein: MSQSGISKPAQPLMAKCRTSRTGGVVDLEVLDLSPIGCMVDRRAWGARTDDRVLIKLDGLAYLPATVVWVEDDRAGIMFEELLYEPVLARLRRACLPRKAA, encoded by the coding sequence ATGTCCCAATCCGGCATATCGAAACCGGCTCAGCCGCTGATGGCAAAATGCCGCACCTCGCGCACCGGCGGGGTAGTGGATCTGGAAGTGCTCGATCTTTCCCCGATCGGCTGCATGGTGGACCGGCGCGCCTGGGGCGCCCGGACCGACGACCGGGTGCTGATCAAGCTCGACGGGCTGGCTTATCTCCCCGCGACCGTAGTCTGGGTCGAGGACGACCGCGCGGGGATCATGTTCGAGGAATTGCTCTACGAGCCGGTGCTGGCGCGGCTGCGCCGCGCGTGCCTGCCGCGCAAGGCGGCCTGA
- the dut gene encoding dUTP diphosphatase: protein MPSTGRDPIVPVQVKRLEHGEGLELPLYATAGAAGADVLSAEDVTLASGARHAVATGFALAIPAGYEIQVRPRSGLALKHGISLPNTPGTIDSDYRGELKVILINHGAEPFAIRRGDRIAQLVLAPVTRASWVAVEELDETVRGAGGFGSTGGHAALQG, encoded by the coding sequence ATGCCCTCGACAGGTAGGGACCCAATTGTTCCGGTGCAGGTTAAACGGCTGGAACATGGCGAGGGTCTCGAACTGCCGCTCTATGCCACCGCGGGCGCTGCCGGGGCCGACGTGCTTTCGGCCGAGGATGTGACGCTGGCTTCGGGCGCGCGCCACGCGGTCGCGACCGGCTTCGCACTGGCGATCCCGGCCGGTTACGAAATCCAGGTCCGGCCGCGCTCGGGCCTCGCGCTCAAGCACGGGATCAGCCTGCCCAACACACCGGGCACGATCGATTCCGATTATCGCGGCGAGCTCAAGGTGATCCTGATCAACCACGGCGCGGAGCCGTTCGCGATCCGCCGGGGCGACCGGATCGCGCAGCTGGTGCTCGCGCCGGTGACCCGCGCGAGCTGGGTGGCGGTGGAGGAACTGGACGAGACCGTGCGCGGGGCGGGCGGCTTCGGTTCGACCGGAGGCCATGCGGCGCTGCAGGGCTGA
- a CDS encoding bifunctional phosphopantothenoylcysteine decarboxylase/phosphopantothenate synthase — translation MNVLAGRVTQDMTDPRILLVVGGGIAAYKSCELVRLIRKGGGHVTCVLTDGGSQFVTPMTLAALSENKVYTSLWDLKDEAEMGHIQLSREADLVVVCPATADLLAKMAAGIADDLGTTLILATDKPVLAVPAMNVRMWEHEATQRNVGWLRQAGVAVMQPDEGPMACGEFGAGRLPEPEMIWLEIADILGVDPGDAGAGDIAGYLEALEPEEEPEDDEPAGGARGGLSGLLASIITRSTQRKILDEEVEYGDIPAIPADFPVEEEPPEVEFAEEHFAEAELPAEEAFEFKPDFASPLFAKKGAAKSAPPTDLEAINHLVRTGSGAAAPETATGEMQAYMADPLDGQPGFEIDPEHRPLYGRHVLVTAGPTHEPIDPVRYIANRSSGKQGFAIAAAAAALGARVTLVTGPVTLRTPPGVERIDVESAREMQEAVKHALPADAAVMVAAVADWRAKDVAGDKIKKRGSAPPALILAENPDILASVAAGSKRPKLLVGFAAETENLIDNAKKKRKSKGVDWIVANDVSGDTMGGDMNTVHIVGPRSVDTWEPMSKDAVALKLMERIADALDR, via the coding sequence ATGAACGTTCTGGCCGGGAGGGTCACGCAGGATATGACCGATCCGCGCATTTTGCTCGTCGTCGGAGGTGGCATTGCCGCCTACAAATCGTGCGAGCTCGTCCGGCTGATCCGCAAGGGCGGCGGGCACGTCACCTGCGTGCTGACCGACGGCGGCTCGCAATTCGTGACCCCGATGACGTTGGCCGCGCTCAGCGAGAACAAGGTCTATACCTCGCTGTGGGATCTCAAGGACGAAGCCGAGATGGGCCATATCCAGCTCAGCCGCGAGGCCGATCTGGTGGTGGTGTGCCCGGCGACGGCGGACCTGCTCGCGAAGATGGCGGCCGGGATCGCGGACGATCTCGGCACCACGCTGATTCTCGCGACCGACAAGCCGGTGCTCGCGGTCCCGGCGATGAATGTCCGCATGTGGGAGCATGAGGCGACCCAGCGCAATGTCGGCTGGCTGCGCCAGGCCGGGGTCGCGGTGATGCAGCCCGACGAGGGGCCGATGGCCTGCGGCGAATTCGGCGCCGGGCGCCTGCCCGAGCCGGAGATGATCTGGCTCGAGATCGCGGATATCCTCGGGGTCGATCCGGGGGATGCCGGGGCGGGCGACATCGCCGGCTATCTCGAGGCGCTCGAGCCCGAGGAGGAACCGGAAGATGACGAGCCGGCGGGCGGCGCCCGCGGCGGCCTCAGCGGCTTGCTCGCGTCGATCATCACCCGCTCGACCCAGCGGAAGATCCTCGACGAGGAAGTCGAATATGGCGACATCCCGGCGATCCCCGCGGATTTCCCGGTCGAGGAAGAGCCCCCCGAAGTCGAATTCGCCGAAGAGCACTTCGCCGAGGCCGAGCTTCCCGCGGAAGAGGCGTTCGAATTCAAGCCCGATTTCGCGAGCCCGCTGTTCGCGAAGAAAGGCGCGGCCAAATCCGCCCCGCCGACCGATCTCGAAGCGATCAACCATCTGGTTCGCACCGGTTCGGGCGCCGCCGCACCCGAAACCGCGACCGGCGAGATGCAGGCTTACATGGCCGATCCGCTCGACGGCCAGCCGGGTTTCGAGATCGATCCGGAGCACCGCCCGCTCTACGGCAGGCATGTGCTGGTCACCGCGGGGCCGACCCATGAGCCGATCGATCCGGTGCGCTACATCGCCAATCGTTCGTCGGGCAAGCAGGGCTTCGCGATCGCCGCCGCGGCCGCCGCGCTCGGTGCTCGCGTCACGCTGGTGACCGGGCCGGTGACGCTGCGCACCCCGCCCGGGGTCGAGCGGATCGACGTCGAATCCGCGCGCGAGATGCAGGAAGCGGTCAAGCATGCGCTGCCGGCCGATGCGGCGGTGATGGTCGCCGCGGTGGCCGACTGGCGCGCGAAGGACGTGGCGGGCGACAAGATCAAGAAACGCGGCAGTGCGCCGCCCGCGCTGATCCTGGCCGAGAACCCCGATATCCTTGCGTCCGTCGCGGCCGGGAGCAAGCGCCCGAAGCTGCTGGTCGGCTTCGCGGCCGAGACCGAAAACCTGATCGACAACGCGAAGAAGAAGCGCAAGAGCAAGGGCGTGGACTGGATCGTCGCGAACGACGTGTCGGGCGACACGATGGGGGGCGACATGAACACCGTCCATATTGTCGGCCCACGGTCGGTCGACACGTGGGAGCCGATGTCGAAGGACGCGGTCGCGCTCAAGCTGATGGAAAGGATTGCCGATGCCCTCGACAGGTAG
- a CDS encoding DUF4345 family protein, whose product MRLILTAILLATGLFYLIGGLGFVITPHAIGPEFGLSANGAQGWSTIRADMTAFFLVVGACLAWGAWRRAGDMLLVPAALCGIAFTGRVISLFVDGGYDGAWSPMLGEAFTVIAAIAGNRLLPHHKVEEIAG is encoded by the coding sequence ATGCGCCTGATCCTTACCGCAATCCTGCTCGCGACGGGGCTGTTCTACCTGATCGGCGGGCTCGGCTTCGTGATCACGCCGCATGCGATCGGCCCCGAATTCGGCCTGTCCGCCAACGGCGCGCAAGGCTGGTCGACGATCCGCGCCGACATGACCGCATTTTTCCTGGTGGTCGGCGCGTGCCTTGCGTGGGGTGCCTGGCGCCGTGCGGGCGACATGCTGCTGGTGCCCGCCGCGCTGTGCGGGATCGCCTTCACCGGCCGGGTGATCAGCCTGTTCGTCGATGGGGGCTATGACGGCGCCTGGTCGCCGATGCTGGGCGAGGCCTTCACGGTGATCGCGGCGATCGCCGGCAACCGTCTGCTGCCGCATCACAAGGTCGAGGAAATCGCCGGCTGA